The following proteins are co-located in the Peromyscus maniculatus bairdii isolate BWxNUB_F1_BW_parent chromosome 23, HU_Pman_BW_mat_3.1, whole genome shotgun sequence genome:
- the LOC102923509 gene encoding paired immunoglobulin-like type 2 receptor beta isoform X2, whose translation MALLVSLPGGNQAMAWILLLLMSAACLQAGQSVGPNRERLFNVIQPEHLSGVEGGSIEIPFSFYLPWELAEDPEMRIFWRWKHFHGEFIYNSTPPFIHEHFKNRLILYWTQPQTSGVLRILDLKEKDQTVYFCRFQLNSKRGMESLQSVAGTQLTITHGISTTMQSPSIVTSAVTTAGLEDTEGQRNPSLVNLGATVGVVVATAVLITPVCVLMVFLWWKPRPAD comes from the exons ATGGCTCTGCTGGTCTCACTTCCGGGAGGGAATCAGGCCATGGCTTGGATCCTGCTTCTGCTGATGTCAGCTGCGTGTCTGCAAGCTG GTCAATCAGTAGGACCCAACAGAGAAAGACTCTTCAATGTTATTCAGCCAGAACACCTCTCTGGTGTGGAAGGCGGCTCCATCGAAATCCCCTTCTCGTTCTACTTACCCTGGGAGTTGGCAGAGGATCCAGAGATGAGGATTTTCTGGAGATGGAAGCACTTCCATGGGGAATTTATCTACAACTCCACCCCACCTTTCATACATGAGCATTTCAAGAACCGGCTCATCCTGTACTGGACACAGCCTCAGACATCCGGAGTCCTCAGAATCCTGGACTTGAAGGAGAAGGACCAGACAGTGTACTTCTGCCGATTTCAACTGAACTCAAAACGAGGCATGGAGAGTTTGCAGTCAGTTGCAGGGACCCAGCTGACCATCACCCATG GCATCAGCACCACCATGCAGAGCCCCTCCATCGTCACCTCTGCAGTCACCACAGCTGGCCTGGAGGACACAGAGGGCCAGAGGAATCCTTCACTTGTGAACCTGGGAGCCACAgtcggggtggtggtggccacAGCTGTGCTCATAACCCCCGTCTGTGTGTTGATGGTCTTCCTCTGGTGGAAGCCAAG GCCAGCAGACTAA
- the LOC102923509 gene encoding paired immunoglobulin-like type 2 receptor beta isoform X1, protein MALLVSLPGGNQAMAWILLLLMSAACLQAGQSVGPNRERLFNVIQPEHLSGVEGGSIEIPFSFYLPWELAEDPEMRIFWRWKHFHGEFIYNSTPPFIHEHFKNRLILYWTQPQTSGVLRILDLKEKDQTVYFCRFQLNSKRGMESLQSVAGTQLTITHGISTTMQSPSIVTSAVTTAGLEDTEGQRNPSLVNLGATVGVVVATAVLITPVCVLMVFLWWKPRPAD, encoded by the exons ATGGCTCTGCTGGTCTCACTTCCGGGAGGGAATCAGGCCATGGCTTGGATCCTGCTTCTGCTGATGTCAGCTGCGTGTCTGCAAGCTG GTCAATCAGTAGGACCCAACAGAGAAAGACTCTTCAATGTTATTCAGCCAGAACACCTCTCTGGTGTGGAAGGCGGCTCCATCGAAATCCCCTTCTCGTTCTACTTACCCTGGGAGTTGGCAGAGGATCCAGAGATGAGGATTTTCTGGAGATGGAAGCACTTCCATGGGGAATTTATCTACAACTCCACCCCACCTTTCATACATGAGCATTTCAAGAACCGGCTCATCCTGTACTGGACACAGCCTCAGACATCCGGAGTCCTCAGAATCCTGGACTTGAAGGAGAAGGACCAGACAGTGTACTTCTGCCGATTTCAACTGAACTCAAAACGAGGCATGGAGAGTTTGCAGTCAGTTGCAGGGACCCAGCTGACCATCACCCATG GCATCAGCACCACCATGCAGAGCCCCTCCATCGTCACCTCTGCAGTCACCACAGCTGGCCTGGAGGACACAGAGGGCCAGAGGAATCCTTCACTTGTGAACCTGGGAGCCACAgtcggggtggtggtggccacAGCTGTGCTCATAACCCCCGTCTGTGTGTTGATGGTCTTCCTCTGGTGGAAGCCAAG